The genomic DNA ccgaacaagtcactttGCGGGCACCGTAAACAACAAATAGCAtgggaagcattttttttttttttttacccaaactATACTTGGTTACATTATATGGGTTAGTTTCATtctattatttgcatttaacattgtttttacccTGCTATTGTAACCAGACCTTTTGGATTGCGACCCAGGTCCTGCCACTAGGGGTGTCTGTTTACCCTGCTTGGGTGTCCCACTGACATGTCAAGTACACAGCCTCaattaattgtgttttttaaCCAAACCCCTTCAATTCTTGCAGAAAAATTCACACTGAACATCCCAGAGTCAAAGACCTGCAACTTGGAGAGTCCTCCGAGGTTTATGGTCCCCCTGAAAATCCACACAGCCCCGCAAGGCTACGAGTGCTACATGAGCTGTGCCGTGAGGGGCAACCCCTCACCCCATGTCACCTGGTACCACAACAACGTCAGCCTCAACACTGACACCAACTACTACATCACTAACACCTGTGGAGTGTGCTCCATGCTCATTCTCAGGGTTGGAGCCAACAACATTGGAGAGTATAAAGTCATGGCTGACAGCCCGCTGGGAAGAGCAGAGTGCACCACCAATCTCACAGTGAGAGGTAAGGGTCCACATGAAGAACTCGCTTCACTCGATGAAAGTTACAGTACACCATTAAGTACCTGATGACAGCGGTGTTTCTAAGTACAATTTTAGAAGTCGTACTTTATCTCTAGACAAGTTTCCCAAAAACATCATCATCTGCTTAGGTactaaataaaaccataaataaatCCTCGGAACTCTTTTACTATTAAAAACTGTATCTTTTATGAAACTCTGCCTCACCAAAGTgccaggcattttttttttactatatccagtaatgtttaataacttCCATGCCTTGACAAGATAACATAATGTATTCAGCAGCACTTTCAAACTATTTTCATGTTGGGGAGACAAAATTGAAAAGATACTGGCAACCAGTGTGGTCTTTGGACCTGATGGTAACaatgcatttactgtacattttactTAATAACAAGCAATTTGTGTATTGGTTTTGGAAACAAGCATTGATCTATCCATTTATGGGATGATCTTCCATGATCCACAACACTGTTGGGAATCCCAGCAAATGCCACTCAGAAAAGTTattaaatgacaaaatgaaaaCATCTAAATGCTTCTCAATCCAATTTTACAAGGCATCCTACCAATGCACAACTAACTAGCTATGTgcaatataatgtatataatacatttctaaatatatcTTCAGAAATTCTAAGAATAACTTGGTTAACACTTCTATTTCAGGTATTTAAACGTGTTTACTCATAAAAGTTATTTACAAAGTAAATTCAAGTTTAGAACATTTCAtaactacattaattaacatgaactaccaataaaataacatttattaatctaatttcattttaatttcaacatgtataaatacattattaaaatcaaaagtatcttaatattatttaatggaccttaTTAAAAGTATTGTTAATTGTTCGTTAATGCATCAGATAACAATGGCACAGAAcgaaaacatcttaatgcttcTGAATCCAGTTTTTCAAGACTTTCTACCAATGCTCCACTAATTAGCTATATGAtttataatgtttctactgtaaatatatttcaaactACAGCTTCAGACATCCCTAGAATAACTtggtttcaaatatttttatgtcaAAAAGTCATAAATGTTACTCAAAGTTAATACAGAAAGTTTAGAATGTTTTCATACATAACACTGCAAATAAACTGAATCTAACACCTTAACcatattatattttctttctttgtttttcagaatAAAACCTTGACATGGGGAGGATGTCAAATCGTTGTTTTTTGGGATTTTAGGCCATTTGTAGAGCTACAGCATTGAGTATTTTTTTGCAGAAAGATGGCTCATGAAAACGTTACACGGTGTGGCCTCATGAGACAGAAAAATGGTAGAATCAAATGCATGCGGAAAACTTCATATAGTCTTACTGTGTTTAATAGCACAAAAACctgaaaacatgaagaaaaaaaaactctgaactGTAACGCTTGGGTTGCTGATGCTTAATATGCCATGCTTACCTAATCCTGTTTGGCAATGATTTTACTTCAGCTTAGTTCAGGTTTGGTGGTTATTGTTCTTGTACGctatttgttaattaatttattcttgGCTTTTGTATAAGTATGCTGCTATTTCACACTTTCACAaattcaattacaaaaaaaaaaaagtgctgattTCTTGCATCCATTTTATCTTTTTGCTTGTCTGGAAACGCTAAAGTGTAAAAGAAGCTTTTGCTTCTTCAGATATGCTTTATCAGCAAAAGTGGTTtggtgtaaataaaaaaaaatattcaggttCTTTGAACAGTGCACTTGTGTATCAACCATTATTTTACCTTATCATTACAAATGATGTACATAAAGTAATGTACGTAtgatttaacaaaatatattgaTCCGATTATTTTTTTCAAGAACCTAAGCTTAGAAAATGCATCTAACACATCCATTCATAGAGAGAATAAAATGAGAGAAATAGTATACAGACGTACCACATAAATGCATGCAGATGACACCATGAAGTCTCAATTACAATGCTGTATAAGTAAAGCCTGAACATGATGTCCTTGTTATATTTGGAGTATTTTActgccaatattttttttaaaacagcgtGACAGGGTCCAGCACATGTTACATCAGTATGGTGCTCCTGTGGTGTGGTTATGTACCGTATGTGCTCATGTGGAGATGTCAGACTTAAGAGTCAATACATCATGATGATTTATATCCTATGTCTCTTCTGATCCAAATATGGGCCACAACTCCCTGGCCTGAGCATACCAATGTAACTTCAAACTCATATCCAACAAGCACAGGATTTTCATTCTTGCCCAATTAAAAGTTTATACGTCCCATAAATCATTAAGTATAATTTATCTCCAAAGCAATGTCATATATTTACATTGAACATAAACATCACGTCTTCTAAAGCTTAAAATGAGAACCGTTCTATTTTGTTGATATAGCCTAGATTATTCTTAAATGACCCACATAGAATTTTTAATATGGTACTCACATATAATGACAAATAAAACATCAATATCAATATGTTCAAAGCTTCTTCAGATCATTTTGAGAAGCACAAACTTACCTTTCTCACATCAGGAGGAAGCTGCTCCCTCCGCTGTCACTGTGCGTTTAGTCCTGGAGTTTCTTATTCAGTGGATAGTTCATAAGCTTCATTCTCCAGCCTGGTCCCATATCTAAGGGAGGAGTCACAGTTCCTCATCACACACATGTCCTTGATCAGAACGCATGGCTAAGCCTATCCCACAGCCAACACCCTTGAGGAGCAACGGGACACCTTTGAGGACCATCTCAAGTTGGGTCGCAAAGGTGAAGTCTGCACTCAACGCTGAACAAAGAGCACGGGGCACAAGTCACAAAGTAAGTAGCCAATCTTTAGTATTTACACTATTCTGATACATTACACCAGGAATCTTCATGAGGAGTAATGCACCTGGCCAATCAGAATAGGTTGGAGTTGTCTGACATGATTCATGAATGGCCCTGAATTACTGCATGTCAGTAGATAACAGACTACTTTCAATAAAACTATTTACTGATTTTAAGCTATTTATGTAGGGAAAAGATAATTTTGAAAGCATGTTCAATTAATTTACATACAACATTCTTGGAATGCATAAGGATTTTTGAAGGGGAAAAAAGAGCAGTACTGATCGTGCAATGATTTTTGTAGCCAAcagtaaaataagtttttatgtTATTTCACTGATTGTTGTTTCGAAACACAAATGGAGATGAAAATGTTTGATTCCCATCGGAATAGTGTCAGAAAGATGAACAGAGACATCTGTTGGGCCAAAAAAATGTCTCTGTTCCTTTCAAAGTGGTTTCCTATTATCATGTCATGATGAAAGGATGATACACCATCTGTTTTCTTAGTTTGGAGCAATGTGTGTGACATGCAGCTTTTACATTGatctataaatgaaaaaaagtttattttaggcCATTGTGTTATTTTTATTGGTCCCACATTACACTCCACAGCAAGCAGCTCTGGTCAATTATACTGGAGCACAATTACTTCTAATGGGTTAGGGAAAATGTTAtcatgaaaattaaaatgtatggattactgagaaaaaaaaaacaagttacatATTCCTAATATaggtcattttatttaataattctatattgtatttcataaaatgaaataacaaATGTTCAAGTAAATATATATCAATGGATAATGATGACGAagatcattaattaaaaaaaatatgctgtTAACATGCAGGTCAATCCTTGTAAAATCCTTAGGCAATCCTACATGCAAGGAAAGCAGGGTAAGGGAAAAGATAATTTAATAAGTCATAAAATCTGACATAAAAATTGTCAAAGCAGTAAGAGAAGCCTTGCTGCCATTAATGGGGGGTTGACATCTTAGGACACAAGACCCTTTCCAGGCCTCCTTTGGGCACATTTATAAATCAATCATATGTCTCAGTTGCTAGACATGGCTATTTTTCATCTCCTACAAATATGGTTATCCCTGATAAGAAGCTGTCTGCAGATAAACTTATCTTGATGTACTGCTTACACTATAAATCAGCACCAATTTTATAGTTGTATGATTATCACACAGAACACAACctctatgtttgtgtgtatgtgtgtgtgtgtgtgtgtgtaatactttcaaacacacatatatatgtatacatttttttattatcatttattatttggATGCACATATATATGCAACATATCACCTAGCCAACTGCTACACATAAATATTAAAAGGAAACCAGTGGCATAGTTTATGAAACCTTTCAATGTAGCTTTTATGAAATGCATTTTGTGAATATTATTAGAATCATAGGAGATTTTGGAGGAATAGAGCACTTGAAAAATGTTGATACTCTGCATTTAAGATGAGAGTGTACGTCAAAGGGTGTTTTGATGGATAGTTTTATGAGGTATGTGACCTATACCAGACAAAAACACGCAGGGCTACTTGACTTACACCAGTGGGCAAGCAAAGTCCTCAATTTACTGTCGCTTTAAATTACTACTctaaaaaaatgttgcaatttCTGTGAGTCTAGATTCAAGCAAATCAATTTAGGTGCTTCAAACTATATACATGGCTACAAGTCCTGTAAGGTCACCACCACTCATCAGTTCACAAGAAATACAATTAATGAAGCTTTTAGAAACTTTAGAAACCATTCCTGCCTCAATAAAAACCCTAGTTGTAATTCAATGAAAGCATAATTGCTGCATATTTCTTGCTAACAATTCACAGCCACCACCTCCAGACACAATTATTGTCTCTATCTTCATTATAAGAAACCCATCTAATAGAGACTTCAGGAGGTATGAGGTTTACTCGAAATGTGTCAGCATTACATTTCCAGTAGCAGACATATTGCTTCAATCCCAAGGTTGCAGATTGGTGTAAGTGAGAGTGTGGCCAGCTTTTTTTCCTTCCTGTGACTTGCCCATGAATTACTTTCTAGACAGTTGGAGTGTTCATGTTGCTGCAGAGAAAAGCTGACAGAAGCGCTTAGCTTAGCCCTGCTGCTAAGCTCCATGCTCCCAGCCTCAGGGAACAGAAATGATCATAGTCAAAAATTCTTTATGCTTGCTCATCAGAACCAAGTCTAGCCCTTTTTTCAAATGCAACAAATTCTTGAACTTCACCACCCCAgtctatttctttcaaaaaatacatttcacaaaagaCATCCATAACATTTATAGGAAAGAATCCAAATCTGAATGTCTTATTCACTGATAGTCTTGAACTTCAATGAGGTGAATTTGAGTACCATAGATAAAGTGAGGTTCAGTGGTTCCACAAATTAGTCCAAGTTTGAGAATGAATCGTTTAGACCGATTTCTGAACCAAATCAATGGTTCAgcgagaaaaggagagagagagagagagagagagagagaaaaggctaGCTCAAAGGAACAATTTGTTCTCTGATCCAATTATTGAGTTCAAATCACTGACTTAATGGTCCGGTAACAGCAGTTCGCAAGTTAACAGAGTATACAATCGAGTAAAACCTttctttttcaaaaacacttcaaAACATCTAATCTCATCTTTTTCCCATAGAGTAAAATAAACTATAAGGATATAAGTATGAGtacataatgacagaattttcattttgtaaattattttttcaacTATTCCTGCAAAACTGCTCAAATTTCATAGCTGTAATGATTTTTTGATCCCACAGGACTGAGTTCCCTAAATCCCACATGCCAAGATGAAATTTACAGAAAGTAAGGAAGCGGAGCCCACTGCTCCTGGGCAAGGTAGATCTTCACTGAGAACCTTTTCAAAATCCATTGATTTCTCGTATGAAGTATCAGCTTTTAAAATTCTCTTTTCATTCTTCAGTGGCCATTAAGAAGCGATCTAAAGTCCCAGGAGTAATGATCACACAGTTTGTGGAGGAAATCCCAGCAGGAAAAAGTCATCCTGACTTCTCCCGCAAACCCATCGCCTTGACTATTCAGGAAGGTACCTGTACAGTACAGCAGCTCAAAGCATCTGTAATGCTCAAAGAAAAGACATAATGGCTGTGTTTCAGAAGTACTCACATGACTTCGTTAAACCCACCTCACAGGAAAGCTTGCCATTTTCAAAGCCATCATCACTGGAAGTCCAACACCAACTGTGACATGGGCTCGAAACAATGGAGATGTATCTGATCCTGAAAGATATGTTGTTTCATATGATCCAGTATTAGGAGAACATCAATTACAGGTGCCATACTTGCTAAATTGcattcatttttcattaaaatgtcatcTTATCCATGTATTGTTTCTAATTCTAACATAATCAATGTTGCCCAATAGATGCCTAATGTTGGAGTTGATCAAGCCGATACATATAAATGTTATGCAAATAATGAATATGGACGTGCTATAGTCACAGTCACACTCAACGTGATTGAAGGTCAGTACAAAGCCTCCACCAATTGTACTTGGGAAATTTATGTTAAGCAGAAAGTACAAGTAAAACAAGTGAATCAATTAACTGACTTggctgtgctaaaaaaaaaatttttttagttgGGTTCAAGAAGACCAAAGCAATGCAGGAAGCACGATTAGGTCGGTTTGCATTCAAGTCCTGAGTGAATCACTAAAGcaataaacatctaaatatttgaaATACAACCTCTCTTGCAGAATAAAGATGAATAgcacaattatatttattttcagaccAACGAGAGAAAGCAGCAGCCGATTTAAAAAGGACCCTGAGGACCCGGTAAGTTCTTGCTGATCATACCAATGATGGTTGTAGCACAACTTGCATTCTGAATGGCCTGTTTATCTGTTTTTTGAAATGCAAAAGCAGCCGCATGTGTCCAGCCTGACCCTGGATGTCCTGGGAAGGGGTGTTCATGGTGTATTGTGCTTTTGCAGATCTGAACAAAAGGAGGAGAGGAAAGATGGAGAAGTTGATGAGAAATTTTGGGAACTGTTGCTGAGCGCTGATAAGAAAGATTATGAGCGCATCTGTGCTGAATACGGGGTGACGGACTTCCGCTGGATGTTGAAGAAACTGAacgagaagaaaaaagaaatagagGAGCAGCAGTCACAGGTGAATTTTCAAATGAACAGTAAAAAATCATTACTGCATGTACTGTTTTTGCTAAGGCTTAACCAAATCCatcaaactaaataataaatgtcataGTTTTCAACATATAAATACACCAGCACTGGAAATGAATGTGATGTGTGAAATACCTCACCGGTCTCTATTACTGTACTATTTTTGATCAAGAAGTGCATGTGCTAAATTCCTCTGTAAATCTAGCCTCTGAGGTATCTTTTCAAagttttgaaagtatatttttaactTGCTTTTCCTCCAACAGTACATTGAACACCTGAGCAACCTGAGACATATTGAAATCAAGACGCCTGGATGTGCCGAATTTGAATTTGAGATGGATCTCAAAGATCCCAATGCCAGAATCTTCCTCCTCAAGGTTAAGCAATAGACACATTTTTGATTACTTCTTTTTGCagttaaaaaatgaaatgaaattcatttacaaaacatttctgcattttgtTTGTCTCAGGATGGTGTTATGGTTCCATTTAACACTGATACGGATGAAAAGCATTCTTTGCGTCAAGTCGGCAGGAAATTCATCTTTAGCGTACATGGTCTGAATGCAGAAGATGCTGGATTGTATCAAGTCGATATTGAGGGGGTCAATGTCTTCTCAACTGACTTTAAAAGTGAGCATTAAGCATATAGAAAGCTACATCTATCaattaaatgttatgaaatttaTAGGATAGACAAAAATGTCagcatttactcaacctcatattTTTCCATCATGTTAAGGAATCTCAATTCTTTTGTGCAAcacaatattttagaaaatgcCTTAACTTTCCATACAACTGGATTCAAGTGGATAACGATgtatgatatatacagtataagacGTGTATGAAATATAAGAGGTATGATTTATTTGTAGAACAACCTGAAACTTAAGTAATTATAACATTCAAATAAAGGGAACATTAAACGTCTACATTACTTTAAACTTCTGTACTTGGCATGCATTTTCATgcaaaatgtctccttttgtgtttcatagagaaaaaaaatgcaatcagatagaacaacatgagtgtgaacatgaattttcatttcagaatGAATTTTGTCTTTAAATGAAAGTAATGAAAGTAATTTATGTAgcactattaaaatatttatttgacttgaataaaaacaattaatttatatGTTATCACATAAAGTACAGTTTTAAGTTAAAGCATGCTTTTGTTACTGTCTCTACCTTCACAGTTCCAGCGGTAGACTTCTTGGTAAAGATTCAGGAAGTGAAGGCTGTGGAAAGAGAGGATGCCGTGTTTGAGTGTGTCCTATCTGCTCCACTCCCTAAGATCTCCTGGCTAGGCAAGAACGTTTCTCTGGAACAGGGTGAAAAGTATgacatctctgtctctgaggaCATGTTAATCCATAGACTGGTGGTGAAGGACTGTATGCAAGTGGACAAAGGCATCTACGCAGCTGTGGCTGGAATGAAGTCTTGTAACGCCTGGCTGATAGTGGAGGGTAAGATTAAATTCAGACATCACCCACATTTAGTTGATCAATTGATCAACATGTTAAAATATGCTGATCCTCGCATATACAGTAAAAGCCATGTGAGAAATATTCATAAATTGATATCATTGCAATTGACACATTTAAATGATCACTTCATTGATTCAGAGCAGATTTGATTAATACATTCAAAATTAGAATCTTTtgttataatgaatgaataattaaatgaaaattgatTGCTGCAATTACACAGTTTCAGTATGGACAGACCATTTCAAAATTGAccatttcaataaaatgttttaagcaaaaaagaaaactaattgcATTGTTCAAATGGCCATTAATATCCATCATATCATTGAGAGCAGAATGTACGTGTGCAGTGTTATGTAGACATCCAGCAAGTTTTCCACTCAATGGCCAGAATATTAACACCTCATTCCTATGTTGGAACCCTTGGAACAGCTGACCCAGATCCGAACCAGAGGGGCAAGAAGGGTGCACGCAAAACCACTCAAGCAGGAGGTGGAGGCGCAGACCTGATCAGGATCGCAGCAGAACAGCAGGAGAAGCTCCAGAAGGAGCGCGAGGAGAGGATGGAGCAGCTGAAACAGATTCAGGCTGAAAAGGCTGCTGCCAATGAAGAAGAGAAACCAGCAGAAGAAGAAAAACCAGCAGATGAAGGAAATGCTGCCCCTGAACCGCCAAAACCAAAGGCTAAACCTAAACCCAAACTCAAGCCTAAACCAGAAACCAAAGCAGACTCTGAAGGCAAAGCAGAAGAGCCAGAAATTGAGCCAGAGGCGGAGGGGAAACAACCAGAATCAAAGGAATCTGCTCCGCCACCAACAGAGGCACCCAGTGAGGAGCCAAGGAAGAGAGTGAGAACTGGGCCCTTGGTCCCAGACACCATTATTGGTAGGATTACTGTACTGGTTTACCATTTCCATTAGCTGATATTTTGACTACGTGTAAGTTTAACTACACAATAAAAGTCACACAATAATAGTGATGGTCATGCAGTATGTTCATAATACGCAAAAAAAAGCCAGTTTACATACATCAATAGCTGAAGTTTAGGCTTTAATAGTCATGCTGTTATGTTTTTTTAGTTATTTGCTTGAGACTTACTTAGCCGTGCAGCATTTTTCATGCTGAATAATAATGCTGGCCTAGAACCACTTTCAGAATATTTTAGGAAAGTGTACCATCTGCATCAGCAGAAAACTGCATATGAAACAACTTTACACACCATCCCCCCACCCAACCTTATTTTTGGAAGGTCTTGCCTATGCATAATTGTTTCTAATGATATAAGTGGAAGTTTAATATAACCTTTAAACTGTGGTCAATGTACCTGTTGTTCAGATCCAGGAGTTCACTTCACCAGTGGACTTTCAGATGTTCATGCCATCATTGGTCAGTCAGCTGAAATGGTGTGCAAACTCAGCAGTGAAAAGTGTGATGGCATTTGGtataaagatggaagagaggtAAGCACAGGTTTTTGATGCTCAAAGTCCCGGTGTAATAATTAACAatacccaaataaataaatattattaattgagAACGGAGATTTTTGTAAGTAATGATTCTGTTGAAATATCTGTATAGATAACAGCCACAGATGAAATAAAGATCGTCAAAGATGGAGCAGTCCATAAACTGACTGTATCAAACTGTACAGAGGATGACAGTGGAAAGTTCCGCTTTGAGGCAGCTGGACGTAAAACTGAGGCGATGTTGGTCGTGGAAGGTAATAAGCATTATATGTACAAAATACAGAGTTGCATTTTCTGGCAAGTGAGAAACTTGAAAAAGGAAACTCTCTTGTGTATTCTGTTTCAGACCCACCAAGGATGAATCAAGATGACTTGGCTAAATTCTCAGAGCCTGTGATAATCAAGGTTGGCCAAAAAGCAACTTTCAAAATGGACTTTGTAGGTCGTGAGCCAATGAAAGTTCAGTGGTACAATGAGGGTGAAGAGATGCTTGAGGATAATCACATCAGGATTGAGAAGTCAGATAGTCACAGTAGCCTTCTACTTGTGAAATGTCAACGCAAAGACAGTGGAGAAATAAAGCTGAAGCTCAAAAATGAGTTTGGAACCATTGAAGCCTTTTCAAGACTCATCGTTCTAGGTTGGTACATGAAAAGCCATGTAACATTCATATGTAATAGTAAAGAGAAATGTATATAACCTGTTCCCAGTGGAATTTACAAATATAATCCAATTCATAATCCATAAGACATTGGTATACACCACCTTATACAAAGACCATCAAGATCCCAATATTTCTTTCTTGTAATAAATGATACAGTAGGTGGATCCtgttgcaaaacacacacacacaaaaatccacATCAAGGCACTCACATAGTAAGCAAAATAAAAGGCCTTCATTCTAAGAcagggctatatatatatatatatataaggacacCTTAACGCGTATCAGGCCAAGCAGGTCTTCATCGGGGTTCATTTCTTTCTTGTAATTCAGATAAACCCACCAACCCAATGGGTCCTGTTGAAGTATTAGAAGCCTCAGCATCTTGTGTGGAGTTCAAGTGGAGATCCCCAAAGGATGATGGTGGTTCTCCTATAAAAAACTACTATATTGAGCGTAACCAGATTGGACGTAACACCTGGATGAAGATTGGAAATATCCCTGGAGAGCCCCATTACAATGACTCTGATGTGGACCATGGGAGGAGGTACTGCTATCGCATTAGGGCCGTGACTGCAGAGGGTATCAGTGATGTTTT from Carassius carassius chromosome 17, fCarCar2.1, whole genome shotgun sequence includes the following:
- the igfn1.3 gene encoding immunoglobulin-like and fibronectin type III domain-containing protein 1; translation: MKFTESKEAEPTAPGQVAIKKRSKVPGVMITQFVEEIPAGKSHPDFSRKPIALTIQEGKLAIFKAIITGSPTPTVTWARNNGDVSDPERYVVSYDPVLGEHQLQMPNVGVDQADTYKCYANNEYGRAIVTVTLNVIEVGFKKTKAMQEARLDQREKAAADLKRTLRTRSEQKEERKDGEVDEKFWELLLSADKKDYERICAEYGVTDFRWMLKKLNEKKKEIEEQQSQYIEHLSNLRHIEIKTPGCAEFEFEMDLKDPNARIFLLKDGVMVPFNTDTDEKHSLRQVGRKFIFSVHGLNAEDAGLYQVDIEGVNVFSTDFKIPAVDFLVKIQEVKAVEREDAVFECVLSAPLPKISWLGKNVSLEQGEKYDISVSEDMLIHRLVVKDCMQVDKGIYAAVAGMKSCNAWLIVEADPDPNQRGKKGARKTTQAGGGGADLIRIAAEQQEKLQKEREERMEQLKQIQAEKAAANEEEKPAEEEKPADEGNAAPEPPKPKAKPKPKLKPKPETKADSEGKAEEPEIEPEAEGKQPESKESAPPPTEAPSEEPRKRVRTGPLVPDTIIDPGVHFTSGLSDVHAIIGQSAEMVCKLSSEKCDGIWYKDGREITATDEIKIVKDGAVHKLTVSNCTEDDSGKFRFEAAGRKTEAMLVVEDPPRMNQDDLAKFSEPVIIKVGQKATFKMDFVGREPMKVQWYNEGEEMLEDNHIRIEKSDSHSSLLLVKCQRKDSGEIKLKLKNEFGTIEAFSRLIVLDKPTNPMGPVEVLEASASCVEFKWRSPKDDGGSPIKNYYIERNQIGRNTWMKIGNIPGEPHYNDSDVDHGRRYCYRIRAVTAEGISDVFETNDIQAGTKAYPGPPSTPKVVSAFKNCITLAWSSPTNTGGTNIVGYNMEKRKRGGNIWGQVNPPDEPIKGKQYDVKDVIEGMEYEFRVSAINFSGAGEPSTPSEFVIARDPKKPPGKVVGLKVTDSTHTSLSLNWTKPKEEEGVQDEAKGYFVELRPAENTEWGRCNSNPLIATSYTILGLKSMAMYWVRVVATNEGGDGEPRDLDNYIIAMPPPVRPNFTNRKMKSFMVVRAENSARVNIYFEASPMPTIIWLKDGIPVSKRVTVSNTDGMSQLLIPSAERSDSGIYTIIVKNIVGQETFSVEIRVTDDPKPPGSVELEENVPGTLTVSWEPSPDEKRDNHLYYMVMKRDSIKRTWQAVADRLFNNNFTAVNIMPGREYNFRVYAKNDIGLSEPSESLTWGVVRKKEKFSLNLAPSKPCNFDSAPIFTVPLKMHTTPEKYECYMSCAVRGNPIPHVTWYRNNVSLNTDTNYYITNTCGVCSMLILRVGAKANGEYSVVAENSLGSAQCSTQLTILE